Within the Pseudomonas guangdongensis genome, the region CGTCGAGGCTCGCGCTGCGCCGCTCGGCCAGCGGATGCTGCGGGGCGCAGAACACCACCAGCTCGTCCTCCACCCAGGGCTGCACCTCGATGTCCGGGTGCTGGCAGTCGCCCTCGATCAGCCCCAGATCCAGGCCGTGCTGGGCCACGCCCTGCACCACATGGCTGGTGTTCTGCACGTGCAGGCGCACCCGGCACTCGGGATGGGCCTGCATGAAGCGGCCGATCAGCAGGGTGGCCAGGTAGTTGCCGATGGTCAGGGTGGCGCCCAGCTGCAGCGAGCCGAAGCCGCTCTTACCCTGCAGCAGCTGCTCGATCTCCTCGGCGCGGTCGAGCAGCGCCACCGCCTTGGGCAGCAGCTGCGCGCCCAGGGCGCTGAGCGCCAGACGCTTGCCGATGCGGTCGAACAGCGGACTGTCGTAGTGACGCTCCAGCTCGGCCAGCGAGGTGCTGGCCGCCGACTGCGACAGGGCCAGGGATTCGGCGGCGCGCGACACGCTTTCCTGGCGGGCGATGGCGACGAATACCTGGATCTGTCTGAGGCTGAATCGCATATCTATATAACCTATAAAGAATATTTTGATTATTCATTTAACGGATATTCTGCGCGCCCCTAGAATGCAGCGCAACAGGGCCGAGCGGCCCGCCCCCTTTTCTTCCGAGGAGTCATGACATGAGCAACCTGGTGAGCGAGCGCGTGCTCAGCGTGCATCACTGGAACGACACCCTGTTCAGCTTCAAGACCACCCGCAATCAGGGGCTGCGCTTCGAGAACGGCCAGTTCGTGATGATCGGTCTGGAAGTGGAAGGTCGCCCGCTCATGCGCGCCTACAGCATCGCTAGTCCCAACTACGAAGAGCACCTGGAATTCTTCAGCATCAAGGTGCCCAACGGCCCGCTGACCTCGCGCCTGCAGCACCTGCAGCCGGGCGACGAGCTGATGGTCAGCCGCAAGCCGACCGGCACCCTGATCCTCAGCGACCTGCTGCCGGGCAAGCACCTCTACCTGCTGGGCACCGGCACCGGTCTTGCGCCGTTCATGAGCGTGATCCAGGACCCGGAAACCTACGAGCGCTTCGACAAGGTGATCCTGGTCCACGG harbors:
- a CDS encoding LysR family transcriptional regulator, with translation MRFSLRQIQVFVAIARQESVSRAAESLALSQSAASTSLAELERHYDSPLFDRIGKRLALSALGAQLLPKAVALLDRAEEIEQLLQGKSGFGSLQLGATLTIGNYLATLLIGRFMQAHPECRVRLHVQNTSHVVQGVAQHGLDLGLIEGDCQHPDIEVQPWVEDELVVFCAPQHPLAERRSASLDELVREAWILREQGSGTRLTFDQGMRHHATPLNIRLELEHTEAIKRAVESGLGIGCISRLALRDAFRRGSLVAVETPELDLRRQFSFIWHKQKYQSSAMREFVELCRRFTAGAPRSDQIVLPDIP
- the fpr gene encoding ferredoxin-NADP reductase — protein: MSNLVSERVLSVHHWNDTLFSFKTTRNQGLRFENGQFVMIGLEVEGRPLMRAYSIASPNYEEHLEFFSIKVPNGPLTSRLQHLQPGDELMVSRKPTGTLILSDLLPGKHLYLLGTGTGLAPFMSVIQDPETYERFDKVILVHGVRWASELAYADFITQELPQHEYFGDLVRDKLIYYPTVTREPFRNQGRMTDLMRSGKLFADIGLPPINPNDDRAMLCGSPSMLEETSQVLDGFGLKVSPRMGDPGDYLIERAFVEK